One Spirochaeta africana DSM 8902 genomic window carries:
- a CDS encoding 3'-5' exonuclease, whose protein sequence is MDTGDLTRILRLQGSDEGFYCLAIQSLIEKHLNTCLPELQHSSDFPEKLQLYAETRSPLTHQQQRLLSQLRRDRGITNRVRHEFHQLTLEEAAAMTHNLLRFGEFAAIPDSDTWQQLRRGVEQTWLDCRSPLEQQHELRHLRELLQQLQTEQQDFQAQLARLEEVELREQHLQLQLAVIGKQLQESSGTAAERKQRIADLRRERHNLQQELRRSRVEAAELAPVREQLAYLERLSSYSRTRRDYEQSVIRLTPEQADVLARIKLNHDFLVRGNAGTGKTLVLLKALHKAAELLAQERGLGLTATHHPERIVLLTYTTTLVRYNKYLAEIMQQHEITSNIQTADSLFLEKLHLIDPDSSVDYRIARELCEQHNTTGFLNTTELYTEIEDFIFAGAVQYEEYIDQRIPRSGLKHPLNIEQRQQVWQIRDRIAAEMRKRKCYSKGFSRIVLLEHLQGNTPPPGMQDISYVFIDETQDLTAIELMLLKLIASRPLIMAGDVGQSIYGFRSPYARAGIRLQGRTRTLKLNFRSTAAIHEFAESYRHQELAAAAETSGNSAAPDRHHQHHEDDPQEIHPPEAFREGPVPELLCSSDKACLLEGIIDKAVFFVRRLGYDPENICLLAPRNADLEKLAAGLERHELPSMNIRDPQFNFTDEGVVRLSTLHSSKGLDFPVVLLYLPQLYHLSHLDAATIETMERNLLYVACTRAMDHLVIALNPDSSSAAIRGLAAVQAGRQENQRS, encoded by the coding sequence ATGGATACTGGTGATCTGACACGCATTCTGCGACTACAGGGCAGCGACGAAGGATTTTATTGTCTTGCCATACAATCGCTTATCGAAAAACACCTGAACACCTGCCTGCCGGAACTGCAGCACAGCTCCGACTTCCCGGAGAAACTGCAGCTGTATGCCGAAACCCGCAGCCCGCTGACCCATCAGCAGCAGCGGCTGCTGAGCCAGCTCCGCCGGGACCGCGGGATTACCAACCGGGTCCGCCACGAGTTCCACCAGCTTACCCTGGAGGAAGCAGCTGCCATGACCCACAATCTGCTGCGCTTCGGCGAATTTGCCGCCATCCCGGACAGCGACACCTGGCAGCAACTGCGGCGCGGAGTCGAGCAAACCTGGCTTGACTGCCGTTCGCCGCTGGAGCAGCAGCATGAGCTGCGTCATCTGCGTGAGCTGCTGCAACAGCTGCAAACCGAACAGCAGGATTTTCAGGCTCAGTTGGCACGACTGGAGGAGGTCGAACTGCGTGAGCAGCATCTGCAGCTGCAGCTGGCGGTAATCGGCAAGCAGCTGCAGGAAAGCAGCGGGACTGCAGCCGAGCGCAAACAGCGCATTGCAGACCTGCGGCGTGAGCGTCATAATCTGCAGCAGGAGCTGCGCCGCAGCCGTGTCGAGGCCGCAGAGCTGGCACCGGTTCGCGAACAGCTGGCCTATCTGGAACGATTGAGCAGCTACAGCCGGACCCGCCGTGATTACGAGCAGTCGGTTATCCGGCTTACCCCCGAACAGGCTGATGTCCTGGCCCGCATCAAACTGAATCACGATTTTCTGGTACGCGGGAATGCCGGCACCGGAAAAACCCTGGTACTGCTGAAAGCGCTGCACAAAGCCGCCGAACTGCTCGCCCAGGAGCGCGGACTGGGGCTTACCGCCACGCACCACCCCGAGCGTATTGTTTTGCTTACCTATACTACCACCCTGGTTCGTTATAACAAGTACCTGGCCGAGATCATGCAGCAGCACGAGATTACCAGTAATATCCAGACCGCCGACAGCCTGTTTCTGGAGAAGCTGCATCTGATCGATCCCGACAGCAGTGTAGACTATCGCATCGCCCGCGAGCTGTGTGAACAGCATAATACCACCGGGTTTCTGAACACGACCGAGCTGTATACCGAGATCGAGGACTTTATCTTTGCCGGGGCAGTGCAGTATGAGGAGTATATCGACCAGCGGATACCCCGATCCGGCCTGAAGCACCCCTTGAACATCGAACAGCGGCAGCAGGTCTGGCAGATACGCGATCGCATCGCCGCCGAGATGCGTAAACGAAAATGCTACTCCAAAGGGTTTTCCCGGATCGTGCTGCTGGAGCACCTGCAGGGCAACACGCCGCCCCCCGGCATGCAGGATATAAGCTATGTATTCATCGACGAAACACAGGATCTGACCGCCATAGAACTGATGCTGCTCAAGCTGATTGCCTCCCGGCCGTTGATCATGGCTGGCGATGTCGGACAGAGCATCTACGGCTTTCGCTCTCCCTATGCCCGGGCCGGAATCCGCCTGCAGGGCCGAACCCGTACCCTGAAGCTTAACTTTCGCAGTACCGCGGCAATCCACGAGTTTGCCGAAAGCTATCGCCACCAGGAGCTGGCAGCTGCAGCCGAAACCAGCGGCAACTCAGCCGCACCCGATCGGCACCACCAGCATCATGAAGACGATCCTCAGGAGATACACCCTCCCGAAGCCTTTCGCGAGGGACCGGTACCGGAGCTACTGTGCAGCAGCGACAAGGCCTGCCTGCTGGAAGGGATCATCGATAAGGCCGTATTCTTTGTCCGGCGGCTGGGATACGACCCCGAGAACATCTGCCTGCTGGCCCCTCGCAACGCCGATCTGGAGAAGCTGGCTGCCGGACTGGAAAGGCACGAGCTTCCCTCCATGAATATTCGTGATCCTCAGTTCAACTTTACCGACGAGGGCGTGGTACGGCTATCCACCCTCCATTCCAGCAAAGGGCTGGACTTCCCGGTGGTTCTGCTGTACCTGCCGCAGCTGTATCACCTGAGCCATCTTGATGCGGCCACCATAGAGACCATGGAGCGCAACCTGCTGTATGTAGCCTGCACCCGGGCGATGGACCACCTGGTAATCGCCCTGAACCCCGACAGCTCAAGCGCGGCTATCCGCGGGCTGGCAGCAGTACAGGCCGGTCGGCAGGAGAATCAGCGCAGCTGA
- a CDS encoding energy transducer TonB gives MKRLRWILLIAAALLHLLLFVTVRLNTRAAAEDIERAEVFKLVDARELLPPEPEPEPELPPPPAPEPDVIEIEVQEGPAEEYQETEQTVVEVGTPAESAEPEYLPQHRISRIPEIPTRQILDRIVYPQMARRQGIEGTVFLELFIDEHGTIRAVEVLRDPGFGFAEAAVAALDGISVRPAEANGIPVAVRYRYPVRFQLR, from the coding sequence ATGAAACGATTACGCTGGATTCTCCTGATCGCAGCAGCCCTGCTGCATCTGCTGCTGTTTGTTACCGTGCGTCTGAATACCCGGGCCGCTGCCGAGGACATCGAGCGAGCCGAGGTGTTCAAGCTGGTAGATGCCCGTGAGCTGCTTCCGCCGGAGCCGGAACCGGAGCCGGAACTCCCGCCGCCTCCGGCCCCCGAACCCGATGTCATCGAGATCGAGGTGCAGGAAGGTCCGGCCGAGGAGTATCAGGAAACCGAGCAGACCGTGGTGGAGGTCGGTACCCCGGCCGAGTCGGCTGAACCGGAATATCTGCCGCAGCATCGCATCAGTCGTATCCCGGAGATACCAACCCGGCAGATCCTTGATCGGATCGTGTATCCGCAGATGGCACGCCGGCAGGGGATCGAGGGGACGGTGTTTCTGGAGCTGTTTATAGACGAGCACGGCACAATCCGTGCAGTAGAGGTTCTGCGCGATCCCGGTTTCGGTTTTGCCGAGGCAGCAGTTGCTGCACTGGACGGGATCAGCGTACGGCCGGCCGAGGCTAACGGGATCCCGGTTGCGGTGCGCTATCGCTATCCGGTCCGGTTTCAGCTGCGCTGA
- a CDS encoding ExbD/TolR family protein: MGLRKSRRGGRIAISAMSDIAFLLLIFIMLVALIDYRQEVRIEYPEAAGVELTQADANLEIWVDQEGGIYLDGIPVEPSAMEGRIVEVFLDNPATRIHIIADRRTSYRHVHGVIETLQLLQHRVVSFVVHEAGQ, translated from the coding sequence ATGGGATTGCGGAAATCACGTCGCGGGGGGCGGATTGCCATCTCGGCCATGTCTGATATCGCTTTTCTGCTGTTGATCTTTATTATGCTGGTGGCGCTGATTGATTACCGGCAGGAGGTTCGTATCGAGTATCCCGAGGCGGCTGGAGTCGAGCTCACTCAGGCCGATGCCAATCTCGAGATATGGGTTGATCAGGAGGGGGGCATCTATCTGGATGGCATCCCGGTCGAGCCATCGGCGATGGAGGGAAGGATTGTCGAGGTGTTTCTGGACAATCCGGCTACCCGCATCCATATTATTGCCGACCGTCGTACCAGCTATCGACATGTACACGGGGTAATCGAGACCTTGCAGCTGCTGCAGCACCGGGTGGTGTCGTTTGTGGTGCATGAGGCAGGCCAATGA
- a CDS encoding ExbD/TolR family protein, with translation MRLRTRKRQVPGDSGAMSDLAFLLIIYFMVIAGFQLNQGFLLGLPERGSTTWIQQDDLAVVQMDHRGTLWLRGEAHTSEQLGRMIGSAVARRPNLTVQLQISPEAEYQHVVDFIALMHRLQVDNFSFRLQEQG, from the coding sequence ATGAGGCTGCGCACCCGCAAACGCCAGGTTCCCGGCGATTCCGGGGCCATGAGCGACCTGGCGTTTTTGCTGATTATCTACTTTATGGTGATTGCCGGGTTTCAGTTGAACCAGGGGTTCCTGCTGGGACTGCCGGAGCGAGGCAGTACCACCTGGATCCAGCAGGATGATCTGGCGGTGGTGCAGATGGACCACCGTGGCACGCTGTGGCTGCGGGGCGAGGCGCACACCAGTGAACAGCTGGGTCGGATGATCGGCTCGGCGGTTGCCCGGCGGCCGAATCTTACGGTTCAGCTGCAGATCAGCCCCGAGGCAGAGTACCAGCATGTGGTGGATTTTATTGCGCTGATGCACCGGCTGCAGGTCGACAATTTTTCGTTTCGGCTGCAGGAGCAGGGCTGA
- a CDS encoding MotA/TolQ/ExbB proton channel family protein: MDQTMSLLELFELGGPFMWPLLVFSIATVGLILERVVYLALHDLRVRDIRDAVVQIIRRDGLEAAREYCAGLKQRRGAKTVFVELLAHTGMGEHRMEKAAEAEGNERVRSLENGFNLLQAIAGIAPLCGFLGTVSGMIGAFRSIAEADQVNAQLVAHGIYEALITTVYGLIIAIIALSAVNILMHVVDSFAAHVEKAVSDTITAVLAAGESA, encoded by the coding sequence ATGGATCAGACAATGAGTCTGCTGGAATTGTTTGAGTTGGGCGGGCCTTTTATGTGGCCGCTGCTGGTGTTCAGCATAGCGACGGTGGGGCTCATCCTTGAGCGTGTAGTCTATCTGGCGCTGCATGACCTTCGGGTGCGGGATATCCGGGATGCGGTGGTACAGATTATTCGCCGCGACGGGCTGGAAGCAGCTCGGGAGTACTGTGCCGGACTGAAGCAGCGGCGGGGAGCCAAGACGGTTTTTGTCGAGCTGCTGGCGCACACCGGGATGGGTGAGCACCGCATGGAAAAGGCTGCCGAGGCCGAGGGTAACGAACGGGTTCGCAGCCTGGAGAACGGATTCAATCTGCTGCAGGCAATCGCCGGTATCGCCCCCCTGTGCGGTTTTCTGGGAACGGTATCCGGGATGATCGGGGCCTTCCGGTCGATCGCCGAGGCCGACCAGGTGAACGCCCAGCTGGTTGCTCACGGAATCTACGAAGCCTTGATCACCACGGTGTACGGATTGATAATAGCGATTATCGCCCTGTCGGCGGTGAACATCCTGATGCATGTAGTCGACAGCTTTGCCGCCCACGTCGAGAAAGCGGTGTCCGATACTATTACCGCTGTGCTGGCTGCCGGGGAATCGGCATGA
- a CDS encoding TonB-dependent receptor plug domain-containing protein, translated as MKQWVCVLCMLAAGVSTFARTVEVTVTDRDLDLPLEGVLLEHRGGEPAYTDSDGRAVIELAQERVLLQSSLPGYDTRRVWVSADQASVVIKLSLEGVILGRELVVEAPQITREQDETGVSRTVDRRTIDTAARQGTIEDVMSSIKLLPGVGYAGGWNALPSVRGGHPLEMSSSLDGIYIRTPYQWGGAFSIFTPQMVESATLNHGIFSTRYGQAMSGLLEVHSRDALVDGLQYESAVATSTADFFVQAPLGQRAGFHLGGKITYLEATFAAVGADEAFTDVPYIRNTFGRVQWHPGERIHSSLTFFAGFDGVGMDFSQEPDGDDDLGSDFTFDWSALNSLAVFNLRLLPRDHLALRISTGWNHYRDEVSVYQRIYGTQQYSPGFFDEYAALLDGAESVELDLVPIQGIAAQQYTILQLRSEGDYQWGRNHLATAGFETTLELHGNSEDFLIYMDEKTESGFVYRQARSQLSTDGNRILNSGVFLENTLSLPAGRGEYRAGLRLDHSLLAGDGFRVDTRPVLNPRMNLRYRLRGDEESSLYAVVGAGLFSRTPLLSAFVQEDFRIADLAPERNLTNLAGLEWNPAADWRISLEGYYKYQFNRLYYHVDFGGDEAEPDISTDGIGHVLGTDVMLHRHQGRYWDGYLSYTFTWARQLNPNDDAGDTVWFPGGAPAGRWYYPDYHRFHNLNLILAWRPTPGISVNSRFSYASGEPRRRPGEVIRYPAVLPGQNGGDDVVLERYARSDSYSDSLRTDFSIPLDLRISFSNYYTNSRVQWEYYMAVENLLVLLYSPKTNTQFDPFSGEDIAGSDEADFSIGMPIPSFGFRVSY; from the coding sequence ATGAAACAATGGGTGTGTGTTCTCTGTATGCTGGCCGCCGGTGTGTCGACGTTTGCCCGGACGGTCGAGGTTACGGTTACCGATCGCGATCTGGATCTTCCGCTGGAGGGGGTGCTTTTGGAGCACCGCGGCGGCGAACCGGCGTACACCGACAGCGACGGTCGGGCGGTGATCGAGCTGGCGCAGGAGCGGGTTCTGCTGCAGTCGAGCCTGCCCGGGTATGATACCCGACGGGTTTGGGTGTCGGCTGATCAGGCATCTGTAGTGATCAAGCTGAGCCTGGAGGGGGTGATCCTGGGGCGGGAGCTGGTGGTCGAGGCGCCCCAGATTACCCGTGAACAGGACGAAACAGGGGTTTCGCGTACGGTGGACCGCCGTACCATCGACACTGCCGCCCGGCAGGGGACGATCGAGGATGTGATGTCCTCGATCAAGCTGCTGCCGGGAGTCGGCTATGCCGGGGGCTGGAATGCCCTGCCGTCGGTGCGCGGCGGCCATCCACTTGAGATGAGCAGCAGCCTGGACGGTATTTATATTCGCACCCCCTACCAGTGGGGTGGCGCATTTTCCATCTTTACCCCGCAGATGGTGGAGTCGGCTACCCTGAATCACGGAATTTTCTCGACGCGCTACGGACAGGCGATGAGCGGACTGCTGGAGGTACACAGCCGCGATGCCCTGGTTGACGGGCTGCAGTACGAGTCGGCTGTGGCTACCAGCACCGCCGACTTCTTTGTGCAGGCTCCGCTGGGGCAGCGCGCGGGTTTTCACCTCGGGGGAAAGATCACCTACCTGGAAGCAACCTTTGCCGCTGTCGGTGCAGACGAGGCCTTTACCGATGTCCCCTACATTCGCAATACCTTCGGGCGGGTGCAGTGGCATCCGGGCGAGCGGATCCACAGCTCGCTGACATTCTTTGCCGGTTTTGACGGGGTGGGGATGGATTTCTCGCAGGAACCGGACGGGGACGATGACCTTGGCTCGGACTTTACCTTTGACTGGAGTGCCCTGAACAGCCTGGCGGTGTTCAATCTGCGTCTGCTGCCGCGTGATCACCTGGCACTGCGCATCAGTACCGGGTGGAATCACTACCGGGACGAGGTGTCGGTATATCAGCGGATTTACGGCACCCAGCAGTACTCGCCGGGGTTTTTCGATGAGTATGCCGCCCTGCTGGACGGCGCCGAATCCGTCGAGCTGGATCTGGTGCCGATCCAGGGAATAGCTGCGCAGCAGTATACCATCCTCCAGCTGCGCTCCGAGGGGGATTACCAGTGGGGTCGGAACCATCTGGCGACAGCCGGTTTCGAGACTACCCTGGAGCTGCACGGAAATTCCGAGGATTTTCTCATCTATATGGATGAGAAAACCGAATCCGGATTTGTGTATCGCCAGGCGCGCAGCCAACTCTCGACCGACGGCAACCGGATTCTGAACAGCGGGGTGTTTCTCGAGAACACCCTTTCCCTTCCCGCCGGTCGCGGCGAGTACCGGGCCGGGCTGCGCCTGGATCACAGCCTGCTGGCGGGTGACGGGTTCCGGGTGGATACCCGACCGGTCCTGAATCCGCGTATGAATCTGCGCTATCGACTGCGTGGTGATGAAGAGAGCAGTCTGTATGCGGTGGTCGGTGCCGGACTGTTTTCGCGTACCCCGCTGCTTTCGGCCTTCGTGCAGGAGGATTTCCGTATAGCCGATCTTGCCCCGGAGCGTAACCTGACCAACCTGGCGGGACTGGAATGGAACCCGGCAGCCGACTGGCGGATCAGCCTGGAGGGGTATTACAAGTATCAGTTCAACCGCCTGTACTATCATGTAGACTTTGGCGGCGACGAGGCCGAGCCGGACATCTCTACCGACGGGATCGGGCATGTGCTCGGTACCGATGTGATGCTGCATCGTCACCAGGGACGCTACTGGGACGGCTATCTGAGTTATACCTTTACCTGGGCACGTCAGTTGAATCCGAACGACGATGCCGGTGATACGGTCTGGTTTCCCGGCGGGGCACCGGCCGGGCGCTGGTACTACCCGGATTACCATCGCTTCCACAACCTTAATCTGATACTTGCCTGGCGACCAACCCCTGGCATCAGCGTGAACTCCCGGTTTTCGTACGCTTCGGGTGAGCCGCGACGGCGCCCTGGCGAGGTTATCCGGTATCCGGCTGTGCTGCCCGGCCAGAATGGCGGGGATGATGTGGTGCTGGAGCGCTATGCACGCAGCGACAGCTACAGCGACAGTCTGCGGACCGACTTCAGTATTCCGCTGGATCTGCGTATCAGTTTTTCCAACTACTATACCAACAGCCGGGTGCAGTGGGAGTACTACATGGCGGTAGAGAACCTGCTGGTGCTGCTGTACAGCCCCAAAACCAATACCCAGTTTGATCCGTTTTCCGGCGAGGATATAGCCGGCAGTGACGAGGCCGACTTTTCGATCGGTATGCCGATCCCGTCGTTCGGATTTCGGGTGAGCTACTGA
- a CDS encoding LysR family transcriptional regulator — MEIHQLRYFLAVAQTGSFTAAAAQCHVSQPSLSSQIAKLERELGGPLIERGRGGARLTARGRVLRPRAVDTLQQLERARAELQELDGLRSGRVALGCLPTTGAHLLPTLLGAFRSEHPGIEVQLREESSPGLAAALHNYEIDIAIIDEAGVDESMAAEPLFTESLLIALPPDHPLAARHTERGEVELGALRDEAFILMKEGHGFSRIVLQALQAAGVQPDIVYRSAEIETVQGLVGAGLGVSLVPRMVRKAWGISYLRIAPPSPSRTLLIACRDFAALSPAAQALRVTAVEHLGGYGDR, encoded by the coding sequence ATGGAAATCCACCAGCTGCGCTACTTTCTGGCCGTTGCCCAGACCGGTTCCTTTACCGCGGCCGCCGCCCAGTGCCATGTCTCCCAGCCGAGCCTGTCATCGCAGATCGCCAAGCTGGAGCGGGAGCTGGGCGGGCCGCTGATCGAACGCGGGCGCGGCGGGGCCCGCCTGACCGCCCGGGGACGGGTGCTGCGCCCGCGGGCGGTGGATACCCTGCAGCAGCTGGAACGAGCCCGCGCCGAGCTGCAGGAACTGGACGGGCTGCGCAGCGGCCGGGTTGCCCTGGGCTGCCTGCCAACTACCGGGGCGCATCTGCTGCCGACCCTGCTGGGGGCCTTCCGCAGCGAGCATCCCGGGATCGAGGTGCAGCTGCGCGAGGAGTCCAGCCCCGGGCTGGCGGCGGCCCTGCACAACTACGAGATCGATATCGCGATTATCGACGAGGCCGGGGTGGATGAGTCGATGGCCGCCGAGCCCCTGTTCACCGAGTCGCTGCTGATCGCCCTGCCGCCGGATCATCCCCTGGCAGCACGCCACACCGAGCGTGGCGAGGTGGAGCTGGGCGCCCTGCGCGACGAGGCGTTCATCCTGATGAAGGAGGGGCATGGCTTTTCCCGTATCGTGCTGCAGGCGCTGCAGGCCGCCGGGGTGCAGCCGGATATCGTCTACCGCTCGGCCGAGATCGAGACGGTGCAGGGGCTGGTCGGTGCCGGTCTCGGGGTGAGCCTGGTGCCGCGGATGGTGCGCAAGGCCTGGGGGATCAGCTACCTGCGGATCGCCCCGCCCAGCCCCAGCCGGACCCTGCTGATCGCCTGCCGGGATTTTGCCGCGCTCAGTCCGGCGGCACAGGCGCTGCGGGTGACGGCGGTGGAGCATCTGGGTGGATACGGCGACCGATAG
- the leuC gene encoding 3-isopropylmalate dehydratase large subunit, whose translation MAKRTLYNKVWDQHAVTRLPSGQTQLFIGLHMVHEVTSPQAFDMLRERGLKVAYPERTFATMDHIVPTRSQQRPFADSQAELMMQAIEKNTKEFGVNFFNFETGKQGIVHIIGPEMGLTQPGMTIACGDSHTSTHGAFGTLAFGIGTSQVRDVLASQCLAMDPMKVRRIEINGELKPGVTPKDVILYIINRLGVKGGLGYAYEYAGDVFDNMSMEGRMTVCNMSIEGGARAGYVNPDDTTFDYLKGREYCPQGAEWDAAVEKWRNLASDADAEYDDVVVYDAADIEPMVTWGVTPGQSVGISQTLPDPAVVADSGERKAAELAFKHMSLQPGQDMKGVAIDVAFLGSCTNGRIEDLRAAAEVVRGQKVAESVHAFVVPGSMQVAKQAVKEGLHQIFMDAGFEWRAAGCSMCLAMNPDKLQGNQISASSSNRNFIGRQGSSTGRTLLMSPQMVAAAAITGKVVDIREFAGSGAKEAVNV comes from the coding sequence ATGGCGAAACGAACATTATATAACAAGGTGTGGGATCAGCATGCGGTGACCAGGCTGCCGTCCGGGCAGACACAGCTGTTTATCGGGCTGCATATGGTACACGAGGTTACCAGTCCGCAGGCGTTTGATATGCTGCGCGAACGGGGCCTGAAGGTGGCGTATCCGGAACGGACCTTTGCGACAATGGATCATATCGTGCCGACCAGGAGCCAGCAGCGGCCGTTTGCGGATTCCCAGGCCGAGCTGATGATGCAGGCGATCGAGAAGAATACCAAGGAGTTCGGGGTGAACTTCTTTAATTTCGAGACCGGCAAGCAGGGGATCGTGCATATTATCGGGCCGGAGATGGGCCTGACCCAGCCGGGGATGACGATTGCCTGCGGCGACTCGCACACCAGTACCCACGGGGCCTTTGGCACCCTGGCCTTCGGGATCGGGACAAGCCAGGTGCGCGATGTACTGGCCAGTCAGTGTCTGGCCATGGATCCGATGAAGGTACGGCGTATCGAGATAAACGGGGAACTGAAGCCCGGGGTTACCCCGAAGGATGTCATCCTGTACATCATCAATCGCCTGGGCGTAAAGGGCGGCCTGGGCTATGCCTATGAGTATGCCGGGGATGTGTTCGACAACATGAGTATGGAAGGCCGGATGACGGTCTGCAACATGTCGATCGAGGGCGGCGCCCGCGCCGGATATGTAAACCCCGACGACACCACCTTTGATTACCTGAAGGGGCGTGAGTACTGCCCGCAGGGGGCGGAATGGGATGCAGCAGTCGAGAAGTGGCGCAACCTGGCCAGCGACGCAGACGCCGAGTACGACGATGTGGTGGTTTACGATGCAGCAGATATCGAGCCTATGGTAACCTGGGGGGTAACCCCGGGGCAGAGTGTGGGGATATCACAGACCCTGCCGGACCCCGCGGTTGTTGCTGACTCCGGTGAGCGCAAGGCGGCCGAGCTGGCATTCAAACACATGAGCCTGCAGCCGGGCCAGGATATGAAGGGCGTGGCAATCGATGTCGCCTTCCTGGGCAGCTGCACGAACGGACGGATCGAGGATCTGCGGGCCGCCGCCGAGGTGGTGCGCGGGCAGAAGGTCGCCGAGAGCGTACATGCCTTTGTGGTACCGGGATCGATGCAGGTAGCCAAGCAGGCGGTCAAGGAAGGGCTGCATCAGATCTTTATGGATGCCGGTTTTGAGTGGCGTGCTGCCGGATGCTCCATGTGTCTGGCGATGAACCCTGACAAGCTGCAGGGCAACCAGATCAGTGCCAGCTCGAGCAACCGCAACTTTATCGGGCGGCAGGGAAGCTCGACCGGGCGCACCCTGCTGATGTCACCCCAGATGGTGGCGGCGGCGGCCATCACCGGCAAGGTGGTGGATATTCGCGAGTTTGCCGGCAGCGGCGCAAAGGAGGCGGTAAATGTCTAA
- a CDS encoding 3-isopropylmalate dehydratase small subunit gives MSNEIKVHQVTGRAVPVVGDDIDTDRIIPARYLKEITFSSMGEYPFYDERFEIDGALKKHPFNEPKHQGARILLANVNFGCGSSREHAPQSLHRWGIDAVVAESFAEIFAGNCVMLGVPAVVAAKADVAALQQLADEHPETEFTVDLDAMEVRAGAPGAAAELTVAIEMPESRRSALREGTWDSTTLLVNNAELVRQTAAKLPYMAWGRGA, from the coding sequence ATGTCTAATGAAATCAAGGTACATCAGGTAACCGGCCGGGCAGTACCGGTGGTCGGCGACGATATTGATACCGACCGGATTATCCCGGCACGCTATCTGAAAGAGATCACCTTCAGCTCGATGGGCGAGTACCCGTTTTATGATGAGCGCTTCGAGATCGACGGTGCATTAAAGAAGCACCCCTTTAACGAACCGAAGCATCAGGGGGCGAGGATCTTGCTGGCCAATGTGAACTTTGGCTGCGGCAGTTCGCGCGAACACGCCCCGCAGTCGCTGCACCGCTGGGGTATCGACGCGGTGGTAGCCGAGAGCTTTGCCGAGATCTTTGCCGGCAACTGCGTGATGCTGGGGGTGCCAGCGGTGGTGGCGGCCAAGGCCGATGTAGCGGCCCTGCAGCAGCTGGCCGACGAGCATCCCGAGACCGAGTTCACGGTTGATCTGGATGCGATGGAGGTGCGCGCCGGGGCGCCCGGTGCTGCAGCAGAGCTGACGGTAGCGATCGAGATGCCCGAGTCGCGGCGCTCGGCCCTGCGCGAGGGCACCTGGGACAGCACTACCCTGCTGGTAAACAACGCCGAGCTGGTGCGCCAGACCGCGGCAAAACTCCCCTACATGGCCTGGGGCCGCGGGGCGTAG
- a CDS encoding patatin-like phospholipase family protein, whose translation MKIWKSSGSYRTRKIRRHRKIGLALGGGAVLGAAHVGALRALDEQQLTIHCVAGTSIGAFVGALYAFGKSWQEIDEIARDLTWLQAARLKVTKTGILSNEQLGKFVRSLLGDVTFAEARIPLAMIATDIGSGERIVLREGDVAEAVMASTCIPGIFSPVEIDGRMLVDGGICENVPVSVLPELGAEQTIAVDLIANHSLRRPENIVEVLINSFDFALSNASRTSIEAADLLIAPHLQGYNAIDVKQIPQLIEQGYADAAQLLRRSVK comes from the coding sequence ATGAAGATATGGAAATCATCCGGCAGTTATCGCACCCGCAAGATACGCCGGCACAGGAAAATCGGTCTGGCCTTGGGCGGCGGAGCAGTACTCGGGGCTGCGCATGTCGGGGCGCTGCGGGCGCTGGACGAACAGCAGCTAACGATTCACTGTGTTGCCGGCACCAGCATTGGCGCCTTTGTCGGCGCCCTCTATGCCTTCGGCAAGAGCTGGCAGGAGATCGACGAGATTGCCCGCGACCTGACCTGGCTGCAGGCCGCCCGCCTGAAGGTTACCAAGACCGGTATCCTTTCCAACGAGCAGCTCGGGAAGTTCGTACGATCGCTGTTGGGAGATGTAACCTTTGCCGAGGCCCGGATTCCGTTGGCAATGATTGCGACCGACATCGGCAGCGGCGAACGTATTGTGTTGCGGGAGGGGGATGTCGCCGAGGCGGTGATGGCCAGCACCTGCATTCCCGGGATATTCTCTCCGGTGGAGATTGACGGCAGAATGCTGGTCGATGGCGGGATCTGCGAAAACGTACCGGTATCGGTGCTACCAGAGCTTGGTGCCGAACAGACCATCGCCGTCGATCTGATAGCCAATCATTCACTGCGGCGGCCGGAGAACATCGTCGAGGTCCTGATCAACAGTTTTGATTTTGCTCTTTCCAATGCCTCACGGACATCCATCGAGGCAGCCGATCTGCTGATTGCCCCGCATCTGCAGGGCTACAACGCCATCGATGTAAAACAGATACCGCAGCTGATTGAACAAGGCTATGCCGACGCGGCGCAGTTGCTGCGCCGCTCGGTAAAGTAG